The following are encoded in a window of Pyxicephalus adspersus chromosome W, UCB_Pads_2.0, whole genome shotgun sequence genomic DNA:
- the LOC140342843 gene encoding protein FAM161B-like yields the protein MAGDDPGGGGGLDGDDSDRQFLDTLYSLKSRNSLQLQKLIGLYEVQSSQGVDDGSLHRFFSAPPPRNQDLQSLVVNTTEKPKRSSNTMTVPKPFQMSVAEGDKIHKGQAWADPVHEMKEEDIECYKQFRAQPVPAQVLLPLYHDIMEQQDERRKSDIQRRKEQLMTMQKPFRFLSEERKKSYERPMTTPAQKTQSVVKPIPKSVLDPSVSDRLKGNVSSELYIHQCYLPWEERWYSLCKWRF from the exons ATGGCTGGTGATGATCCCGGAGGAGGTGGAGGTCTGGATGGAGACGACAGTGACCGTCAGTTCCTGGATACTCTATATTCCTTGAAGAGTAGGAACAGCCTCCAGCTGCAGAAACTGATTGGTCTGTATGAGGTGCAGAGCTCCCAGGGTGTGGATGATGGAAGTCTCCACAGGTTCTTCTCTGCTCCTCCACCCAGGAATCAGGACCTCCAGAG TCTGGTTGTAAATACAACAGAAAAGCCTAAGAGAAGTTCCAATACCATGACAGTGCCAAAACCATTTCAAATGAGTGTGGCAGAGGGAGACAAAATACACAAAGGCCAGGCCTGGGCAGATCCTGTGCATGAAATGAAGGAAGAGGACATTGAGTGCTATAAGCAGTTTCGGGCTCAGCCTGTCCCAGCCCAAGTTCTACTTCCACTCTACCATGACATCATGGAGCAACAAGATGAACGCAGGAAGTCTGACATACAGAGAAGAAAGGAACAGCTTATGACCATGCAGAAACCATTTCGTTTTCTATCAGAGGAAAGGAAAAAGTCATATGAGAGACCAATGACGACCCCAGCCCAAAAAACCCAGAGTGTTGTCAAACCCATTCCCAAATCTGTACTGGACCCATCAGTCAGCGATCGGCTTAAAGGTAATGTTTCTTCTGAACTTTATATACATCAATGTTATTTACCCTGGGAAGAGAGGTGGTATTCCCTGTGTAAATGGAGATTTTAG
- the LOC140342867 gene encoding prefoldin subunit 3-like isoform X2 yields the protein MATANECGGPVGIKRVHLGISEAVFVEDVDSFMQKPGNETADVVLKRLDEQYQKYKFMELNLCQKKQRLKSQIPEIKQTLEILKRMENKKGTADSMETRFSLADNLYCKALVPPTDKVCLWLGANVMLEYDIDKAQALLENNLSTATRNLETTEQDLDFLRDQFTTAEFHARLKLHWSGNTSSFIKVN from the exons ATGGCGACGGCAAATGAGTGTGGTGGTCCTGTCGGTATAAAGAGAGTGCACCTCGGTATCTCGGAGGCTGTATTTGTG GAAGATGTGGATTCATTCATGCAAAAACCTGGAAATGAGACGGCTGATGTGGTGCTTAAGCGATTAGATGAGCAGTATCAGAAATATAAGTTTATGGAATTAAATCTTTGTCAGAAGAAACAGAG gctAAAGAGTCAGATCCCAGAAATTAAACAGACATTAGAAATTTTAAAGCGtatggaaaataaaaag GGCACTGCAGACTCCATGGAGACAAGGTTTTCATTGGCAGATAATCTGTACTGTAAAGCATTGGTGCCACCTACAGACAAAGTTTGCTTGTGGCTTGGG GCCAATGTGATGCTTGAGTATGATATTGATAAAGCACAGGCCTTGCTAGAGAATAATTTGTCTACAGCCACCAGAAACCTTGAGACCACAGAACAGGACCTTGACTTTTTGCGGGACCAGTTTACCACAGCAGAA TTTCATGCTCGCCTCAAGCTACACTGGAGTGGAAACACCTCCTCCTTCATCAAAGTAAATTAG
- the LOC140342867 gene encoding prefoldin subunit 3-like isoform X1, which produces MATANECGGPVGIKRVHLGISEAVFVEDVDSFMQKPGNETADVVLKRLDEQYQKYKFMELNLCQKKQRLKSQIPEIKQTLEILKRMENKKGTADSMETRFSLADNLYCKALVPPTDKVCLWLGANVMLEYDIDKAQALLENNLSTATRNLETTEQDLDFLRDQFTTAEVNMARVYNWDVKQRNKTDGVKGIVLKISK; this is translated from the exons ATGGCGACGGCAAATGAGTGTGGTGGTCCTGTCGGTATAAAGAGAGTGCACCTCGGTATCTCGGAGGCTGTATTTGTG GAAGATGTGGATTCATTCATGCAAAAACCTGGAAATGAGACGGCTGATGTGGTGCTTAAGCGATTAGATGAGCAGTATCAGAAATATAAGTTTATGGAATTAAATCTTTGTCAGAAGAAACAGAG gctAAAGAGTCAGATCCCAGAAATTAAACAGACATTAGAAATTTTAAAGCGtatggaaaataaaaag GGCACTGCAGACTCCATGGAGACAAGGTTTTCATTGGCAGATAATCTGTACTGTAAAGCATTGGTGCCACCTACAGACAAAGTTTGCTTGTGGCTTGGG GCCAATGTGATGCTTGAGTATGATATTGATAAAGCACAGGCCTTGCTAGAGAATAATTTGTCTACAGCCACCAGAAACCTTGAGACCACAGAACAGGACCTTGACTTTTTGCGGGACCAGTTTACCACAGCAGAAGTCA ATATGGCTAGAGTTTATAACTGGGACgtaaaacaaagaaataagaCAGACGGGGTTAAAGGCATAGTTTTAAAAATTTCTAAGTAA
- the LOC140342867 gene encoding prefoldin subunit 3-like isoform X3, translating to MATANECGGPVGIKRVHLGISEAVFVEDVDSFMQKPGNETADVVLKRLDEQYQKYKFMELNLCQKKQRLKSQIPEIKQTLEILKRMENKKGTADSMETRFSLADNLYCKALVPPTDKVCLWLGANVMLEYDIDKAQALLENNLSTATRNLETTEQDLDFLRDQFTTAEGESLVS from the exons ATGGCGACGGCAAATGAGTGTGGTGGTCCTGTCGGTATAAAGAGAGTGCACCTCGGTATCTCGGAGGCTGTATTTGTG GAAGATGTGGATTCATTCATGCAAAAACCTGGAAATGAGACGGCTGATGTGGTGCTTAAGCGATTAGATGAGCAGTATCAGAAATATAAGTTTATGGAATTAAATCTTTGTCAGAAGAAACAGAG gctAAAGAGTCAGATCCCAGAAATTAAACAGACATTAGAAATTTTAAAGCGtatggaaaataaaaag GGCACTGCAGACTCCATGGAGACAAGGTTTTCATTGGCAGATAATCTGTACTGTAAAGCATTGGTGCCACCTACAGACAAAGTTTGCTTGTGGCTTGGG GCCAATGTGATGCTTGAGTATGATATTGATAAAGCACAGGCCTTGCTAGAGAATAATTTGTCTACAGCCACCAGAAACCTTGAGACCACAGAACAGGACCTTGACTTTTTGCGGGACCAGTTTACCACAGCAGAA GGTGAAAGCTTGGTCTCCTGA